The following are encoded together in the Novosphingobium resinovorum genome:
- a CDS encoding replication initiator protein A, whose amino-acid sequence MPKEQREDRQVDLFLPQLTTLPLRDQRETMERPFFSLSKRKRLKPIDYVSPDGKVTVHVSANSEYGLATIYDLDILIYCASVLIEHKRRGTNDIPQTLHIVPHDMLKTLKRDVGGRAYDLLSNTLDRLQSTTVKTNIRSGDAVETTFSWIDSHSQIRDRKGSIRGMRITLAKWFYDGVLMEGGVLAIDPAYFSLTGGRERWLYRVARKHAGGAGPDGFAITMPTLFEKSGAEGDYRRFKFEITKIAKEDALPGFSLKIEARNGAEPMLRMVKRSKDEELPVSGTTGRSGTSRSTAEATGDDQTAAPAVPSPPPAFPEGHIAYTAFGSIARASLPSPQRDHGLVADDFRAFMRQRDIARDAPNIAQIFATFCSKQRAAS is encoded by the coding sequence ATGCCAAAGGAACAGCGAGAAGACCGGCAAGTTGACCTCTTCCTCCCGCAACTGACGACCCTGCCCCTCAGGGATCAGCGCGAGACGATGGAACGGCCCTTTTTCTCGCTGTCGAAGCGCAAGCGCCTCAAGCCGATCGATTACGTGAGCCCGGATGGCAAGGTGACTGTGCATGTCTCGGCCAACTCCGAGTACGGCCTTGCGACCATCTATGACCTCGATATCCTGATCTACTGTGCCTCAGTTCTAATCGAGCACAAGCGGCGCGGCACAAACGACATCCCCCAGACCCTCCACATCGTTCCCCACGACATGCTCAAGACGTTGAAGCGTGATGTTGGCGGGCGCGCATATGACCTCCTTAGCAACACCCTCGACCGGCTTCAGTCGACGACCGTCAAAACCAACATACGCTCAGGCGATGCGGTCGAGACGACTTTTTCGTGGATCGATAGCCACAGCCAGATCCGCGATCGCAAGGGATCGATCCGCGGCATGCGGATCACCCTGGCCAAATGGTTCTACGACGGCGTGCTCATGGAAGGCGGGGTTCTTGCTATCGACCCTGCGTACTTCTCCCTCACGGGAGGCAGGGAGCGCTGGCTCTATCGTGTAGCGCGCAAGCATGCTGGGGGAGCAGGCCCCGACGGGTTTGCGATCACGATGCCCACGCTATTCGAGAAGAGCGGCGCGGAGGGTGACTATCGCCGCTTCAAATTCGAGATCACGAAAATCGCCAAGGAAGACGCCCTGCCCGGCTTCTCCTTGAAGATCGAAGCAAGAAACGGTGCCGAACCGATGTTGCGAATGGTTAAGCGCAGCAAGGACGAGGAACTTCCGGTCAGCGGGACGACGGGGCGTTCGGGCACATCGCGGTCAACGGCTGAAGCGACGGGAGACGACCAAACTGCGGCTCCAGCCGTCCCCTCACCTCCCCCGGCGTTTCCCGAAGGTCATATTGCCTACACCGCGTTCGGCTCGATCGCCCGTGCAAGCCTGCCTAGCCCTCAGCGAGACCATGGTCTTGTTGCTGATGATTTTCGTGCGTTCATGCGACAGCGTGACATCGCCAGAGACGCACCGAACATAGCCCAGATCTTTGCAACCTTCTGCTCGAAGCAACGGGCGGCCAGCTGA
- a CDS encoding ParB/RepB/Spo0J family partition protein: MSSGGKRRSLLANAIESIGAAQPVVNDEAAASAAPDVVERPSEPVPAPSFLERRGAGLDELSKTVKKLTIRIKPSECTIWPGNARDYDQLSHERCASLIDSIREEGTNREPVVIRRTKNGPASYELIVGTRRHFSVSWLNANNHSEIELIARIETLDDEAAFRLADLENREREDVTDLERARNYQHAVQAYYNGGRVQMAERLAIPRQNLHNLLQLAELPDEVIAAFAEPNDLKVHHGMRLSPILKDASRRDKILDAARVVSAEQQERRDAGLAKIEGARVFERLMAASAEHKPKAAPRSKPAVMSQAGGRIAEVLSDSKAKGLTVNINPQNTSTVDEILEALRPVIEKAKFSR, from the coding sequence ATGAGCTCTGGAGGAAAACGGCGCAGCCTGCTCGCTAACGCGATCGAGAGCATTGGTGCCGCCCAGCCTGTAGTAAATGACGAGGCCGCGGCTTCGGCGGCACCCGATGTCGTAGAGCGCCCGAGCGAACCCGTCCCGGCGCCCTCGTTTCTCGAACGCAGGGGCGCGGGCCTCGACGAACTCTCGAAGACGGTCAAGAAGCTCACGATCCGGATCAAGCCGAGTGAGTGCACGATCTGGCCGGGCAATGCGCGCGACTACGACCAGCTGTCTCACGAGCGTTGCGCGAGCCTCATCGATTCCATCCGCGAAGAAGGCACCAACAGGGAACCGGTCGTCATCCGGCGCACCAAGAACGGTCCAGCGTCTTATGAGCTGATCGTCGGCACCCGGCGCCATTTCTCGGTCTCGTGGCTCAACGCGAACAATCACTCGGAAATCGAGCTGATCGCCCGCATCGAAACCCTCGATGACGAAGCCGCTTTCAGGCTCGCGGATCTCGAGAACCGGGAACGCGAGGACGTCACCGACCTCGAGCGAGCGCGCAACTATCAGCATGCCGTCCAAGCGTACTATAACGGCGGCCGGGTTCAGATGGCCGAGCGTCTGGCGATCCCGCGCCAGAACCTGCACAACCTGCTGCAGCTTGCCGAACTGCCTGACGAGGTCATTGCTGCATTCGCTGAACCGAACGATCTCAAGGTCCATCATGGAATGCGCTTGTCCCCCATCCTCAAGGATGCGTCGCGCAGGGACAAGATCCTCGATGCAGCCCGGGTTGTTTCTGCCGAACAGCAGGAGCGCCGCGACGCTGGACTTGCAAAGATCGAGGGCGCCCGCGTGTTCGAGCGTCTCATGGCAGCGTCCGCTGAGCACAAGCCTAAGGCCGCGCCCCGCTCCAAGCCAGCGGTCATGAGCCAAGCAGGCGGCCGAATCGCGGAGGTTCTCTCAGATAGCAAGGCGAAGGGCCTCACTGTTAACATCAACCCGCAAAACACCAGCACGGTGGACGAAATTCTGGAAGCATTGCGTCCCGTTATCGAGAAGGCCAAATTCTCCCGATAG